Proteins encoded together in one Jaculus jaculus isolate mJacJac1 chromosome 7, mJacJac1.mat.Y.cur, whole genome shotgun sequence window:
- the Ppp1r3e gene encoding protein phosphatase 1 regulatory subunit 3E → MSRERPPRTDIPRNLSFTAALTERAYYHSQRPSLQEGLEEEPGEGGTRLGARSRAQVQSRGRRARSAPAAGDGARAPRSRSPNTRKRVRFADALGLELAAVRRFRPGELPRVPRHVQIQLQKDALRHFAPRQPRARSPQEARAALEPASEPGFAVRLQAQRICLERVEAGPLGVAGSARVLDLAYEKRVSVRWSADGWRSQRESPAAYAGPAPPPPRADRFAFRLPAPPTGGALLFALRYRVTGHEFWDNNGGRHYVLRGPEHPGSGGVREARGWIHFI, encoded by the exons ATGTCCCGCGAGCGGCCCCCCCGCACCGACATCCCGCGCAACTTGAGCTTCACAGCCGCGCTGACGGAACGCGCCTACTACCACAGCCAGCGGCCCAGCCtccaggaggggctggaggaggagcCAGGCGAGGGCGGGACCCGACTCGGGGCCCGATCCCGGGCTCAAGTTCAGAGTCGAGGTCGCCGGGCCCGCTCCGCCCCTGCCGCGGGCGATGGGGCCCGGGCGCCCCGCAGCCGCAGCCCTAACACACGCAAGAGAGTGCGTTTTGCCGATGCTCTGGGGTTGGAGCTGGCCGCGGTACGCCGCTTCCGTCCTGGAGAGCTGCCCCGCGTACCCCGCCACGTGCAGATCCAGCTGCAGAAGGATGCCCTCCGCCACTTCGCACCGCGCCAGCCACGCGCCCGCAGCCCCCAG GAGGCGCGCGCAGCCCTGGAGCCGGCCAGCGAGCCCGGCTTCGCAGTGCGCTTGCAGGCCCAGCGTATCTGCTTGGAGCGCGTGGAGGCGGGCCCGCTGGGCGTGGCCGGGAGCGCGCGCGTGCTGGACCTGGCCTACGAGAAGCGCGTGAGCGTACGCTGGAGCGCCGACGGCTGGCGCAGCCAGAGGGAGTCGCCCGCCGCCTacgccggccccgccccgcccccgccgcgcGCCGACCGCTTCGCCTTCCGCCTGCCCGCGCCGCCCACAGGGGGCGCTCTGCTCTTCGCCTTGCGCTACCGTGTGACTGGTCACGAGTTCTGGGACAACAACGGCGGCCGTCACTATGTTCTACGAGGGCCGGAGCACCCGGGCAGTGGTGGAGTCCGGGAGGCTCGGGGCTGGATCCACTTTATCTAA